In Curtobacterium sp. MCPF17_002, one genomic interval encodes:
- a CDS encoding DedA family protein, whose translation MTTAVAAPAHTMTVAAGDSSGSSGSDLGGLSGLVLQLIDALGEWGVALMLFVETVFPPIPSEVILPLAGFLAGAGRMNLLLVLVLATLGSYLGALVLYVLGAKIGFERTTRWLGKLPLVDEDDFRKAADWFHRHGKSAVFFGRFVPIVRSLISLPAGADRMHLGTFSVFTIIASGIWNSALVLLGAAFGNQYERVEQYTEWIDRVLYVAIAVVVVTFVVRRVRRARTDRAARGRRRAEPAED comes from the coding sequence ATGACGACTGCCGTGGCTGCGCCTGCCCACACCATGACCGTCGCCGCCGGCGACTCCTCCGGTTCCTCCGGCTCCGACCTGGGCGGGCTCTCCGGCCTGGTGCTCCAGCTCATCGACGCCCTGGGGGAGTGGGGCGTCGCGCTCATGCTCTTCGTCGAGACGGTGTTCCCGCCGATCCCGTCCGAGGTGATCCTGCCGCTGGCCGGCTTCCTCGCCGGTGCGGGGCGGATGAACCTGCTGCTCGTCCTGGTGCTCGCGACGCTCGGGTCGTACCTCGGAGCGCTGGTGCTCTACGTCCTCGGAGCGAAGATCGGCTTCGAGCGGACCACCCGCTGGCTCGGCAAGCTGCCGCTCGTGGACGAGGACGACTTCCGGAAGGCCGCCGACTGGTTCCACCGGCACGGCAAGAGCGCGGTGTTCTTCGGCCGGTTCGTCCCGATCGTCCGGAGTCTCATCTCGCTGCCCGCCGGCGCGGACCGGATGCACCTCGGCACGTTCTCGGTCTTCACGATCATCGCGAGCGGCATCTGGAACAGCGCGCTCGTCCTGCTCGGGGCCGCGTTCGGCAACCAGTACGAGCGGGTCGAGCAGTACACGGAGTGGATCGACCGCGTGCTCTACGTGGCGATCGCCGTGGTCGTCGTCACCTTCGTCGTGCGCCGGGTCCGTCGCGCCCGGACCGACCGGGCAGCACGCGGTCGTCGCCGAGCCGAGCCCGCCGAGGACTAG
- a CDS encoding ROK family transcriptional regulator gives MDETVSTLPSGVVGSTPGMLRLINSRALLDELFRDDGSHTVTELSRTVGLSRPTVEAALADLVEEGWVTEAEAIATPNKAGRRAKRFRADAAAGSVLGVDLGLHGIVGLRSDLRGQQLARVEEVYADLASAEQAWESVQDVVRRLVDGTDPSRLLAATFGVPAVVDRSGEIDYTVAVPQWVERRVPGRIGDLFPGSATFFDNDAKLAATAEAMWGRFRGVQDGLYLVMGRQIGAAYVVDGQLARGARGAAGEMGGLASTGWPSAPARLEARIPSGSDLESVMASAGQGDAAASAIVRAFAEDVAPGVVQLIATIDPEVVVVGGEVLPAASVFAEALAEIVTSQLRHPVEIVPSTVGRDAVARGALARSLTHVRTSHMGLG, from the coding sequence GTGGACGAGACCGTGTCAACGCTCCCCAGCGGTGTCGTGGGCAGCACCCCGGGGATGCTCCGCCTCATCAACTCGCGGGCGCTCCTCGACGAGCTCTTCCGCGACGACGGTTCGCACACCGTCACCGAGCTGAGCCGCACGGTCGGACTCTCGCGCCCCACGGTGGAGGCAGCGCTCGCCGACCTGGTGGAAGAGGGCTGGGTCACCGAGGCCGAGGCGATCGCCACGCCGAACAAGGCCGGCCGCCGCGCGAAGCGCTTCCGTGCCGACGCCGCTGCGGGATCCGTGCTCGGCGTGGACCTCGGCCTGCACGGCATCGTCGGGCTGCGGTCGGACCTCCGCGGGCAGCAGCTCGCCCGGGTGGAGGAGGTCTACGCCGACCTCGCCTCGGCCGAACAGGCATGGGAGAGCGTGCAGGACGTCGTCCGCCGGCTCGTCGACGGCACCGACCCGTCGCGGCTCCTCGCCGCCACCTTCGGCGTGCCCGCCGTCGTCGACCGCTCCGGAGAGATCGACTACACCGTCGCCGTCCCGCAGTGGGTCGAACGACGCGTGCCCGGCCGGATCGGCGACCTCTTCCCCGGCTCCGCGACCTTCTTCGACAACGACGCCAAGCTCGCCGCCACCGCCGAGGCGATGTGGGGCCGTTTCCGCGGCGTGCAGGACGGGCTCTACCTGGTGATGGGTCGCCAGATCGGTGCGGCCTACGTGGTCGACGGGCAGCTCGCGCGCGGTGCGCGCGGGGCAGCGGGCGAGATGGGCGGCCTGGCATCGACCGGCTGGCCGAGCGCACCCGCCCGACTGGAGGCACGGATCCCCTCCGGCTCCGACCTCGAGTCCGTCATGGCGTCGGCCGGGCAGGGCGACGCTGCCGCGTCGGCGATCGTGCGGGCCTTCGCCGAGGACGTCGCGCCCGGCGTCGTGCAGCTCATCGCCACGATCGACCCCGAGGTCGTCGTCGTCGGCGGCGAGGTCCTGCCGGCAGCGTCGGTGTTCGCCGAGGCGCTCGCCGAGATCGTGACGTCGCAGCTGCGGCACCCGGTGGAGATCGTCCCGTCGACGGTCGGCCGCGATGCGGTGGCCCGCGGGGCGCTCGCGCGGTCCCTGACCCACGTCCGGACGTCGCACATGGGGCTGGGCTGA
- a CDS encoding HAD-IIB family hydrolase has product MTTPRLVAFDLDDTLAPSKSALDPRMLETFASLLEVVPVAVISGGNFQQFEQQLVTPLRHRDGLALDDLHLLPTCGTRYYRWSDDDWALQYAEDLTEEQKARALAAVESHAKAAGYWESETWGAILEDRGSQITFSALGQAAPVDVKKRWDPTGAKKDDLKRRVQADLPDLEVRSGGSTSVDITRKGIDKAYGMQRLAEITGITLDDMLFVGDRLDPEGNDYPVKALGVPCHAVEGWEDTDAFLTELIPTLR; this is encoded by the coding sequence ATGACCACGCCCCGACTCGTCGCCTTCGACCTGGACGACACCCTCGCCCCCTCGAAGTCCGCGCTCGACCCCCGCATGCTCGAGACCTTCGCGTCCCTGCTCGAGGTCGTGCCGGTCGCGGTCATCTCCGGCGGCAACTTCCAGCAGTTCGAGCAGCAGCTCGTCACGCCCCTCCGGCACCGCGACGGGCTCGCACTCGACGACCTGCACCTCCTGCCCACCTGCGGCACGCGCTACTACCGGTGGTCCGACGACGACTGGGCGCTGCAGTACGCCGAGGACCTCACCGAGGAGCAGAAGGCCCGCGCCCTCGCCGCGGTCGAGTCGCACGCGAAGGCCGCCGGGTACTGGGAGTCGGAGACCTGGGGTGCCATCCTCGAGGACCGCGGCTCCCAGATCACCTTCTCCGCGCTGGGCCAGGCGGCACCGGTGGACGTGAAGAAGCGGTGGGACCCGACCGGGGCGAAGAAGGACGACCTGAAGCGTCGGGTGCAGGCGGACCTCCCCGACCTCGAAGTCCGTTCCGGCGGCTCGACGAGCGTCGACATCACCCGCAAGGGCATCGACAAGGCATACGGCATGCAGCGCCTCGCCGAGATCACCGGCATCACGCTGGACGACATGCTCTTCGTCGGGGACCGGCTCGACCCCGAGGGCAACGACTACCCGGTGAAGGCCCTCGGTGTCCCCTGCCACGCGGTGGAGGGCTGGGAGGACACCGACGCCTTCCTGACGGAGCTCATCCCCACCCTGCGCTGA
- a CDS encoding phosphoribosylanthranilate isomerase produces the protein MTDQRWIKICGLSTPETVDAAIDAGADAVGFVFAAGSPRNVTADLAKQLVERVPDGIDAVGVFRDQEIDEIVGIASEVGLTTLQLHGGQSATDFARARDAGFFTIRAIAAEDYLRETPEERAAYDHDLLLLDAAVPGSGRLIDAASIDGKVDEAWILAGGLTPANVVAAIESLDPDGVDVSSGVESERGVKDAAKIRAFVEAVRSIP, from the coding sequence ATGACCGACCAGCGCTGGATCAAGATCTGCGGCCTGTCGACGCCCGAGACCGTGGACGCCGCCATCGACGCGGGTGCCGACGCGGTCGGGTTCGTCTTCGCCGCGGGGAGTCCCCGGAACGTGACGGCCGACCTCGCGAAGCAGCTCGTGGAGCGCGTGCCTGACGGGATCGACGCCGTCGGGGTCTTCCGCGACCAGGAGATCGACGAGATCGTGGGCATCGCGTCCGAGGTCGGGCTGACCACCCTGCAGCTGCACGGTGGCCAGTCCGCGACCGACTTCGCCCGTGCCCGCGACGCCGGCTTCTTCACCATCCGTGCGATCGCGGCCGAGGACTACCTGCGCGAGACCCCGGAGGAGCGTGCCGCGTACGACCACGACCTGCTGCTGCTCGACGCCGCGGTCCCGGGGAGCGGCCGCCTCATCGATGCCGCGTCGATCGACGGCAAGGTCGACGAGGCCTGGATCCTCGCGGGCGGGCTCACGCCGGCGAACGTCGTCGCCGCGATCGAGTCCCTCGACCCGGACGGTGTCGACGTGTCGAGCGGGGTCGAGTCGGAGCGCGGGGTGAAGGACGCGGCGAAGATCCGCGCGTTCGTCGAGGCGGTCCGCAGCATCCCCTGA
- a CDS encoding beta-N-acetylhexosaminidase: MLIPRPRRTEPGVGAFAITPSTRIAADPASESVRLYLQQTLRGSTGLPVRDAAEAAAPSGTGTDGTDGAAGTDGAAGTDGTDTAGTQATRTDHIVLRVADDDTLPAGPDGDRSEAFRLVVTSESVEITGGSAAGVFYGVQALLQSLPADVYRHGRVGTGPWTIPAVTVEDAPAFAWRGVMLDVARHFRTKHEVMRVVDQLAAHRINRLHFHLTEDQGWRIEIRKYPRLTEIGSWRKESQVGAHVPDADGVLHPVSFDGRPHGGYYTQDDIREIVAYASDRFVTVVPEIETPGHVRAALAAYPSLGVSGEPIDVWTEWGIADDVLNAEESTIAFFEDVLDEVIALFPSDYIGVGGDECPKVQWEQDPRTQERIRELGLQDEEQLQAWIIGRLAAHVESHGRRAFGWDEILEGGTLSQSATVLSWRGLTGARTAAKRGHDVISAPDDQVYLDYRQSDLETEPIPVSIVLTVDDVFAFDPVPSDLTEAERAHVIGGQGNMWTEHVDTARKLDYQLFPRVAALAEALWSADVTGPRDVAEFRGRLAEHVARLEAMGIEYRHEAGPFPWEQRPGVPGRPHSREERAAYIDAVTANIAE, encoded by the coding sequence ATGCTCATCCCACGGCCGCGCCGCACCGAACCGGGTGTCGGCGCCTTCGCGATCACCCCGTCGACACGCATCGCCGCAGACCCTGCGAGCGAGTCGGTCCGACTGTACCTGCAGCAGACCCTGCGCGGATCGACCGGGCTGCCGGTGCGCGACGCAGCCGAAGCGGCCGCCCCCAGCGGCACCGGCACGGACGGCACCGACGGCGCCGCCGGCACGGACGGCGCCGCCGGCACGGACGGCACCGACACCGCCGGCACCCAGGCCACGCGCACTGACCACATCGTGCTGCGCGTCGCCGACGACGACACCCTGCCCGCCGGGCCCGACGGCGACCGCTCCGAGGCGTTCCGTCTCGTCGTGACGTCCGAGTCCGTCGAGATCACGGGCGGGAGCGCCGCCGGCGTCTTCTACGGCGTGCAGGCACTCCTGCAGTCCCTGCCCGCCGACGTCTACCGGCACGGCCGCGTCGGCACCGGCCCGTGGACGATCCCCGCGGTCACCGTCGAGGACGCCCCGGCCTTCGCGTGGCGCGGCGTCATGCTCGACGTCGCCCGGCACTTCCGCACCAAGCACGAGGTGATGCGCGTGGTCGACCAGCTCGCCGCGCACCGCATCAACCGCCTGCACTTCCACCTCACCGAGGACCAGGGCTGGCGCATCGAGATCCGCAAGTACCCGCGCCTGACCGAGATCGGGTCGTGGCGGAAGGAGTCGCAGGTCGGCGCGCACGTGCCCGACGCCGACGGGGTCCTCCACCCGGTCTCGTTCGACGGCCGCCCGCACGGCGGCTACTACACGCAGGACGACATCCGCGAGATCGTCGCCTACGCCTCCGACCGCTTCGTCACCGTCGTGCCGGAGATCGAGACGCCCGGGCACGTCCGCGCCGCCCTCGCCGCGTACCCGTCGCTCGGCGTCTCCGGCGAACCGATCGACGTCTGGACCGAGTGGGGCATCGCGGACGACGTGCTCAACGCCGAGGAATCGACGATCGCGTTCTTCGAGGACGTCCTCGACGAGGTCATCGCGCTGTTCCCCTCCGACTACATCGGTGTCGGCGGTGACGAGTGCCCGAAGGTCCAGTGGGAGCAGGACCCCCGCACGCAGGAGCGCATCCGCGAGCTCGGTCTGCAGGACGAAGAGCAGCTGCAGGCGTGGATCATCGGCCGGCTCGCCGCGCACGTCGAGTCGCACGGACGCCGGGCGTTCGGGTGGGACGAGATCCTCGAGGGCGGCACGCTCTCGCAGTCCGCGACCGTCCTCTCGTGGCGCGGTCTCACCGGCGCCCGCACCGCGGCGAAGCGGGGACACGACGTCATCTCCGCGCCGGACGACCAGGTGTACCTCGACTACCGGCAGAGCGACCTCGAGACCGAGCCGATCCCGGTGTCGATCGTCCTGACGGTCGACGACGTGTTCGCCTTCGACCCGGTTCCGTCCGATCTCACCGAGGCCGAGCGCGCCCACGTCATCGGCGGCCAGGGCAACATGTGGACCGAGCACGTCGACACCGCCCGGAAGCTCGACTACCAGCTGTTCCCCCGCGTCGCGGCCCTCGCCGAGGCGCTGTGGTCGGCAGACGTCACGGGTCCGCGCGACGTCGCCGAGTTCCGTGGCCGGCTCGCCGAGCACGTCGCCCGGCTCGAGGCGATGGGCATCGAGTACCGGCACGAGGCCGGGCCGTTCCCGTGGGAGCAGCGTCCGGGGGTGCCCGGGCGTCCGCACTCCCGCGAGGAGCGCGCCGCCTACATCGACGCGGTGACCGCCAACATCGCCGAGTAG
- a CDS encoding serine/threonine-protein kinase: protein MTLLDSVRTDTVLSGRYRLVKLIGTGGMGSVYEARDEHTYRAVAVKMFATPDSMTTADRVRQEREIRLLSMLSHPGLIPLYDAGTHEFDDGPHRYIVMELIADTTLLRRLAGGALHNYEVADLGAQLADALAYVHSRGIVHRDVKPANILISDEGSSGFVRTVKLTDFGVAHFVDGSRLTNDGTIIGTAAYLSPEQVAGEPIGFATDVYSLGLVLLEALTGKQEYSGTLIEAALARLRHDPEIPDGIAPEWRDLLARMTARNPDRRPTAVAIARALRGGSTQITGPVPLGPQRVKHKRDHRMHRAAHRHAKRGTFAVVRRWRRRNVLVGSFAAFGVIVACGAAYVAGMLH, encoded by the coding sequence ATGACACTGCTCGACAGCGTACGGACGGACACGGTCCTCTCGGGCCGCTACCGGCTCGTGAAGCTGATCGGCACCGGGGGCATGGGATCGGTCTACGAAGCACGCGACGAGCACACGTACCGCGCCGTCGCCGTGAAGATGTTCGCGACGCCCGACTCGATGACCACGGCCGACCGGGTGCGCCAGGAGCGCGAGATCCGGTTGCTCAGCATGCTCTCGCACCCCGGGCTCATCCCGCTCTACGACGCCGGCACCCACGAGTTCGACGACGGTCCGCACCGGTACATCGTGATGGAGCTCATCGCGGACACCACCCTGCTGCGCCGACTGGCCGGCGGAGCGCTGCACAACTACGAGGTGGCCGACCTCGGCGCCCAGCTCGCCGATGCCCTGGCGTACGTGCACTCCCGCGGGATCGTCCACCGTGACGTGAAGCCCGCCAACATCCTCATCAGCGACGAGGGCTCGTCCGGCTTCGTCCGCACCGTGAAGCTGACCGACTTCGGCGTCGCGCACTTCGTCGACGGGTCCCGGCTCACCAACGACGGCACGATCATCGGGACGGCCGCGTACCTCAGCCCCGAGCAGGTCGCCGGCGAACCGATCGGCTTCGCCACCGACGTGTACTCGCTCGGACTGGTGCTCCTCGAGGCCCTCACCGGCAAGCAGGAGTACTCCGGCACCCTCATCGAGGCCGCGCTCGCACGGCTGCGGCACGACCCGGAGATCCCCGACGGGATCGCACCCGAGTGGCGTGACCTGCTGGCGAGGATGACCGCGCGGAACCCGGACCGGCGACCCACCGCCGTGGCGATCGCCAGGGCGCTCCGCGGCGGTTCGACGCAGATCACCGGACCGGTGCCGCTCGGCCCGCAGCGGGTCAAGCACAAGCGTGACCACCGCATGCACCGGGCCGCGCACCGGCACGCGAAGCGCGGGACGTTCGCGGTCGTGCGGCGCTGGCGTCGGCGGAACGTGCTCGTCGGGTCGTTCGCCGCGTTCGGCGTCATCGTCGCCTGCGGCGCGGCCTACGTCGCGGGCATGCTGCACTGA
- a CDS encoding DUF2945 domain-containing protein, which produces MALSKGDEVHWNTSQGKTTGTLVQKRVEDFEFDGQTFKPTDDDPYWIVESEKSGKRAAHKESALTKA; this is translated from the coding sequence ATGGCGCTGTCGAAGGGCGACGAAGTGCACTGGAACACCTCGCAGGGGAAGACGACCGGCACGCTCGTGCAGAAGCGGGTGGAGGACTTCGAGTTCGACGGGCAGACGTTCAAGCCCACGGACGACGATCCGTACTGGATCGTCGAGTCGGAGAAGTCTGGCAAGCGCGCGGCGCACAAGGAGTCGGCGCTGACGAAGGCCTAG